Proteins from a single region of Geothermobacter hydrogeniphilus:
- a CDS encoding glutamate synthase subunit beta — protein sequence MQGFINTTREDPAKEDVNQRVLNFEEIYRFFNNRVVRRQAERCVQCGDPFCTAIGCPLQNYIPQWLEAVAEKDLEKAFLLCNETSPFPEILGRICPHNRLCEGACTLDDGYGAISIGAIEASITDLGFRAGFKLPFPGLTRGKKVAVVGSGPAGMSCAHFLLRAGIEVEMFERSDIPGGLLACGIPGFKLDKATVSHRFEIMQQAGLTLHLNSNIGSDLPLARLVTDFDAVFLGLGATNGKRANIPNEDHEQVYLAMEFLTSVQRRLAGRSWMERFSVLGKRVVVVGGGDTAMDCVRTAVREGAESVTCLYRRDAANMPGSSKEFHNAAEEGVHFLFNEAPTRIVLDEQGNLVGIDAVRTQLGEPDDSGRQRVEMLADSDHCVPADVIIMALGFDQEPHPFLEQEGIELQQWGNIQVDAEGRTSHAKIFSGGDCHRGADLAVTAAADGRTAAFGIMKQLLE from the coding sequence ATGCAAGGATTTATAAACACAACCCGCGAAGACCCCGCCAAAGAGGACGTCAACCAGCGGGTTCTCAACTTCGAGGAGATCTACCGGTTTTTCAACAACCGTGTGGTCAGGCGGCAGGCGGAGCGCTGCGTGCAGTGCGGCGATCCTTTCTGCACCGCAATCGGCTGTCCGCTGCAGAATTACATTCCGCAGTGGCTGGAGGCGGTTGCCGAGAAGGACCTGGAGAAGGCGTTCCTGCTCTGCAACGAGACCTCGCCTTTTCCCGAGATTCTCGGCCGCATCTGCCCCCACAACCGGCTCTGCGAAGGGGCCTGCACTCTCGATGACGGCTACGGCGCGATTTCCATCGGCGCCATCGAGGCCTCGATCACCGACCTCGGCTTCCGCGCCGGCTTCAAGCTTCCCTTCCCCGGCCTGACCCGCGGCAAAAAGGTTGCCGTGGTCGGCTCAGGTCCGGCCGGGATGAGTTGTGCCCATTTCCTGCTGCGGGCGGGGATCGAAGTGGAGATGTTTGAACGCTCCGACATCCCCGGCGGCCTGCTCGCCTGCGGCATTCCCGGCTTCAAGCTCGACAAGGCGACGGTCAGCCACCGCTTCGAGATCATGCAGCAGGCGGGCCTGACCCTGCACCTGAACAGCAATATCGGCAGTGACCTGCCGTTGGCCAGGCTGGTGACCGATTTCGATGCCGTTTTCCTCGGCCTCGGTGCCACCAACGGCAAACGCGCCAACATCCCCAACGAGGATCACGAACAGGTCTACCTGGCCATGGAGTTTCTCACCAGTGTCCAGCGCCGCCTCGCCGGGCGCTCGTGGATGGAACGCTTCTCGGTTCTCGGCAAGCGGGTGGTGGTGGTCGGCGGCGGCGACACCGCCATGGACTGTGTTCGCACTGCCGTTCGCGAGGGTGCCGAAAGTGTCACCTGTCTCTATCGCCGGGACGCGGCCAACATGCCCGGCAGCAGCAAAGAGTTTCACAATGCCGCCGAGGAGGGCGTCCATTTCCTCTTTAACGAGGCGCCGACACGTATTGTGCTTGATGAACAGGGCAATCTGGTCGGTATCGACGCGGTCCGCACCCAACTTGGAGAACCCGATGACAGCGGTCGACAGCGCGTTGAAATGCTCGCCGACTCCGACCACTGCGTCCCGGCGGATGTCATCATCATGGCCCTCGGCTTCGACCAGGAACCCCATCCCTTCCTGGAACAGGAGGGCATCGAACTGCAGCAGTGGGGCAACATCCAGGTCGATGCCGAAGGACGCACCAGCCACGCGAAGATCTTTTCCGGCGGCGACTGCCATCGCGGCGCCGACCTGGCGGTGACCGCCGCCGCCGACGGGCGCACGGCCGCTTTCGGGATCATGAAGCAACTGCTGGAATAG